The Triplophysa rosa linkage group LG15, Trosa_1v2, whole genome shotgun sequence genome has a segment encoding these proteins:
- the si:dkey-5n18.1 gene encoding complement C1q-like protein 3, giving the protein MTKHWLVALLAVLCLTKSGLCGSSGENQLGSCRIVCDPSTDRSTDRSNGLVIPLASSGVGPPGPAGPPGKAGPPGLPGPRGKSAITNGGVAFYASLKDEIENNAVLKFTDVITNLGGGYDSSTGTFTCKTPGAYYFIFHIVKCGQSLRVDLVLNDQTVVATAIAVDILHTDTASNSAVVQLKAGDRVYVRLNNTDLSKKQSTDRLSTFSGYLLYEI; this is encoded by the exons ATGACCAAACACTGGTTAGTAGCTCTCTTAGCAGTTTTGTGTTTGACTAAATCAGGTCTCTGTGGGTCCAGTGGTGAAAACCAACTGGGATCCTGCAGGATTGTGTGTGACCCCTCCACAGACCGCTCAACTGACCGTAGCAATGGCTTGGTGATCCCTCTTGCCTCTTCTGGAGTTGGACCTCCTGGTCCAGCTGGGCCTCCAGGTAAAGCAGGCCCTCCTGGCTTACCTGGACCCCGGGGTAAGAGCGCCATAACAAATGGAGGTGTAGCATTTTATGCTTCACTGAAGGATGAAATCGAAAACAATGCAGTGCTGAAATTTACTGATGTGATAACTAATCTGGGAGGTGGTTATGATTCCTCTACTGGGACATTCACCTGTAAAACACCAGGAGCGTACTACTTCATCTTTCACATTGTGAAGTGTGGGCAAAGTCTACGAGTGGACTTGGTTCTTAATGATCAAACG GTTGTGGCCACTGCAATAGCTGTGGACATCCTTCATACGGACACGGCAAGCAACAGTGCAGTCGTGCAGCTGAAAGCCGGAGACCGGGTCTATGTCCGTCTGAACAACACTGACCTGAGCAAGAAACAATCAACAGACCGCTTAAGTACTTTCTCTGGTTACCTGCTGTACGAGATCTGA